Proteins from one Cellulosilyticum lentocellum DSM 5427 genomic window:
- a CDS encoding YegS/Rv2252/BmrU family lipid kinase encodes MKRKAVLLYNPKAGHRAIITHLDYIAKKMQQFGYELSLYRSMAPGDIKSYIKENITVDNTQLILISGGDGTVNDCITGMLEKGLDIPLLILPLGTSNDFANSAGIPMGIKECLALVEEGELSYIDVGKANEKYFINVCNMGLFSGVSHTVDLEMKKKFGRLAYYVKGFEEIQNYQAMDMTITTDKEILKGKYILVLVFNGKGAGGLLKLAQEAEITDGVFNMVCIKDIGFFDVPGLFLKVLQGEHLKDSKVDYITTDKVTIECHNQEQKHFVTDVDGEEGPSFPMKIEVLSNKLRIFLPKKEEEA; translated from the coding sequence ATGAAACGAAAAGCAGTTTTACTGTACAATCCCAAAGCAGGTCATAGGGCTATTATTACTCATCTAGACTATATTGCTAAGAAAATGCAGCAGTTTGGTTATGAGCTAAGCTTATATAGAAGTATGGCTCCAGGAGATATTAAAAGCTATATCAAAGAAAATATAACAGTAGATAATACTCAGCTTATACTTATTTCTGGTGGCGATGGTACAGTTAATGATTGTATTACAGGCATGCTAGAAAAAGGACTAGATATTCCGCTTCTCATCTTGCCTCTAGGCACTTCGAATGATTTTGCAAACTCAGCAGGAATTCCTATGGGGATTAAGGAGTGCTTGGCTTTAGTAGAAGAAGGAGAACTTTCTTATATAGATGTAGGTAAGGCTAATGAAAAGTATTTTATTAATGTGTGTAACATGGGGCTTTTTAGTGGCGTATCTCATACTGTAGACTTGGAAATGAAAAAGAAGTTTGGAAGGCTAGCTTACTATGTTAAGGGTTTTGAAGAAATACAAAACTATCAAGCTATGGATATGACCATCACGACTGATAAAGAAATTCTAAAAGGCAAATATATTTTAGTCCTTGTATTTAATGGCAAAGGAGCCGGAGGACTTTTGAAGTTAGCTCAGGAAGCTGAGATTACAGATGGGGTATTTAATATGGTTTGCATCAAAGATATTGGTTTCTTTGATGTGCCAGGTCTCTTCCTTAAAGTATTACAGGGAGAGCATTTAAAGGATTCAAAGGTAGATTACATTACTACTGACAAGGTGACCATTGAATGTCATAACCAAGAGCAGAAGCATTTTGTAACAGATGTGGATGGTGAGGAAGGACCTAGTTTCCCAATGAAGATAGAGGTGCTTTCTAATAAGCTAAGAATATTTTTGCCTAAAAAGGAAGAGGAGGCATAA
- a CDS encoding RNA polymerase sigma factor — translation MQLQKALERYDERLGVPFESYYKITLYGWRSNQNKKSKRRLLEGNEILLEAVDERVDVEKEVEKGLLWEVALGELKKLSEVEQYIIKAYYLEGKKLIDIAKALGVNYKTIEFRKGAALKKLRERLS, via the coding sequence ATGCAACTACAAAAAGCGTTAGAAAGATATGATGAGCGTTTAGGGGTTCCCTTTGAAAGCTATTATAAAATTACTTTATATGGATGGCGGTCCAACCAGAATAAGAAAAGTAAACGTAGGCTTTTAGAAGGAAATGAGATACTGCTAGAAGCAGTGGATGAGCGGGTGGATGTAGAAAAAGAAGTAGAAAAGGGGCTTCTATGGGAAGTGGCTCTAGGGGAGCTAAAGAAGCTAAGCGAGGTGGAGCAATACATCATTAAAGCTTATTATTTGGAAGGTAAGAAGCTAATAGACATTGCGAAAGCTTTAGGCGTTAATTATAAGACGATTGAATTTAGGAAAGGAGCAGCTTTAAAAAAGTTAAGAGAGCGATTAAGCTAA
- a CDS encoding ABC transporter permease yields MLKYIAKRILLLIPVLLGVSIIIFAMMRVFSPDPAGIVLGQHATEEKMEEWREANGLNEPIVTQYIDYMKGIFKGDFGNSYYTKKPVAKEIFSRFPATIELALCAIIIASLLGITLGVISAVKKNSIIDNLSMILSLVGVSMPIFWLGILLIILFSGILGWLPAQGRIETLLRPENVTGLYLIDSLIAGNMESFVSSLKHLVLPSAALAMYSMAIIARMTRSTMLETLSQDYIRTARAKGIAEGKVIRKHALSNAMIPIVTVIGIQLGYLMGGAVLTETVFAWPGIGKYTVEAIMKSDFPIVQGVVLLVAFIFVMMNLIVDIIYAFLDPRIKYS; encoded by the coding sequence ATGTTAAAGTATATTGCTAAACGCATCCTGCTATTAATTCCTGTACTTCTCGGCGTGTCCATCATCATCTTTGCTATGATGCGTGTATTCTCGCCAGATCCAGCTGGTATCGTACTTGGGCAACATGCCACAGAAGAAAAGATGGAAGAATGGCGTGAAGCCAATGGACTTAATGAGCCTATCGTTACTCAGTACATAGATTATATGAAAGGCATTTTTAAGGGAGACTTTGGTAACTCTTATTATACTAAAAAACCAGTAGCTAAAGAGATCTTCTCACGTTTCCCAGCTACTATTGAGCTTGCCTTATGTGCCATCATTATTGCTTCACTATTAGGTATCACCTTAGGGGTCATATCAGCAGTTAAGAAAAATTCCATCATTGATAACCTAAGTATGATTTTATCTTTGGTGGGGGTATCTATGCCGATCTTCTGGCTAGGTATATTACTTATTATTCTTTTCTCAGGTATTTTAGGTTGGCTACCAGCACAAGGTAGAATCGAAACACTATTAAGACCGGAGAACGTAACAGGTCTTTATTTAATAGATAGTCTTATAGCAGGTAATATGGAATCCTTCGTTTCTTCCTTAAAGCATTTAGTCTTACCATCAGCAGCACTTGCCATGTATTCTATGGCGATTATTGCACGTATGACAAGAAGTACAATGCTAGAAACTTTATCACAAGACTATATTCGTACAGCTAGAGCAAAGGGTATTGCAGAAGGCAAAGTGATTCGTAAACATGCCCTTTCAAATGCCATGATTCCTATAGTAACTGTTATTGGTATCCAACTGGGGTATTTAATGGGTGGAGCTGTGCTGACTGAAACAGTATTTGCATGGCCAGGTATAGGCAAATATACCGTAGAAGCGATTATGAAATCAGATTTCCCTATTGTACAAGGTGTCGTTTTATTAGTAGCCTTCATCTTTGTTATGATGAACTTAATCGTTGATATTATCTATGCATTCCTAGATCCACGTATTAAATATTCTTAG
- a CDS encoding ABC transporter permease, giving the protein MAAEQIANQNNEIANVKIEKPESEFKQMWYALTRNKAAVVGMAIIGFLIFLAVFGKFLMPYDPNYGDMSINKLTPSAAHWFGTDEQGRDIFSRVIDGTRVSLSVGVAAVSFALVIGTLFGAIAGYKGGKIDTIIMRFMDIMMSIPDILLAITFMAALGRGIDKAVIAIGLVSIPEYARIVRGSIMSIKDSEYVQAAKVIGNKDGAIIFRHILPNVLSPIIVRATLGISSAVLNTAALGFLGLGVQPPYAEWGDMLGRARVFIFEAPYMLIFPGLAITITVLAFNLLGDGLRDAFDPKARH; this is encoded by the coding sequence GTGGCAGCAGAGCAAATTGCAAATCAAAATAATGAAATAGCTAACGTTAAAATAGAAAAGCCAGAATCAGAATTTAAACAAATGTGGTATGCCCTTACAAGAAATAAAGCAGCTGTGGTGGGTATGGCTATCATTGGCTTCTTAATCTTCCTAGCCGTTTTTGGTAAGTTCCTTATGCCTTATGATCCGAATTATGGGGACATGTCCATTAATAAATTAACCCCTTCCGCGGCTCACTGGTTTGGTACTGATGAACAAGGAAGAGACATTTTCTCTCGTGTTATTGATGGGACAAGAGTTTCTCTATCTGTAGGGGTGGCAGCCGTAAGCTTTGCCCTTGTTATAGGAACCTTATTTGGAGCTATTGCAGGTTATAAGGGTGGTAAAATCGATACGATTATCATGAGATTTATGGATATTATGATGTCCATTCCAGATATTCTCCTTGCCATTACGTTTATGGCTGCTTTAGGTAGAGGTATTGATAAAGCTGTTATTGCTATCGGACTCGTATCTATACCAGAATATGCACGTATCGTCAGAGGTAGCATTATGTCTATCAAGGATAGTGAATATGTTCAAGCAGCGAAAGTTATTGGTAATAAAGATGGCGCTATTATCTTTAGGCATATTCTTCCTAATGTTCTTTCACCTATTATTGTTCGTGCAACTTTAGGTATTTCTAGTGCCGTTTTAAATACAGCAGCACTTGGCTTCTTAGGACTTGGTGTACAACCTCCTTATGCAGAGTGGGGAGATATGTTAGGACGTGCCCGCGTGTTTATCTTTGAAGCACCTTATATGCTTATTTTCCCTGGACTTGCCATTACTATTACGGTACTTGCATTTAATCTATTAGGGGATGGGCTAAGAGATGCCTTTGACCCTAAGGCACGTCATTAA
- a CDS encoding ABC transporter substrate-binding protein, whose amino-acid sequence MKKKLALVIAPLLAVTMLVGCGGNSSSQAGDKPAASAEAGTAADANIADTLVFAQGAEPRGLDPAFVDDGESSKVIVNVYEGLLAYAKDSTELEPCLAESWEVSEDGLSYTFKLRQGVKFHDGTDFNADAVKVNIDRQLPPLRQEDMPYASFVYADVKDVVVVDEYTVQINLTKKNTAFLANLAMSLAAPIASPTALEANGGNLNESPVGTGPYKFVEWNPSEDIILTRNDEYWREPAKTKNIVFKFIPDNSARIVALKSGEVDMIDGIDSTGVDQIKADGNELYNVSGMNINYMAYNTTRAPFDNVAVRTALSKAVNVPELVTALYGDYAELATTILPTFMPGYSADVKQVEYDPEAAKAELAAAGFNQPIKMIVYNNPRPYNARNKALAESIQSYWSKVGVEVTIEDYDWTTYKDKVVAGDYDVCFYGWIGDNGDPDNFLNLLCDQSPAMNVAKLNDEKLSAMIAEGTSTEKGEARNTIYTEAEKYIASLAVWLPISHANSLSAYSPAVQNYTYHPTGNIFFREMYKNK is encoded by the coding sequence ATGAAAAAGAAATTGGCTTTAGTAATAGCCCCACTACTTGCAGTAACTATGCTAGTAGGCTGCGGCGGAAATTCATCTAGTCAAGCTGGTGATAAGCCAGCAGCTTCAGCTGAAGCAGGAACAGCTGCTGATGCTAATATTGCAGACACTTTAGTTTTTGCACAAGGAGCAGAACCACGTGGACTTGATCCTGCATTTGTTGATGATGGAGAATCATCAAAGGTTATTGTTAACGTATATGAAGGACTTTTAGCTTATGCTAAGGATTCAACAGAGCTTGAACCTTGCCTTGCAGAAAGCTGGGAAGTTTCAGAAGATGGTTTAAGTTATACTTTTAAATTAAGACAAGGTGTTAAATTTCACGATGGTACAGACTTTAATGCAGATGCAGTTAAAGTAAACATCGATAGACAATTACCACCACTTCGTCAAGAAGATATGCCATATGCAAGCTTCGTATATGCAGATGTTAAAGATGTAGTTGTAGTAGATGAGTATACAGTTCAAATTAACTTAACAAAGAAAAATACAGCATTCCTTGCTAACCTTGCAATGAGCCTTGCAGCTCCTATTGCAAGTCCTACAGCTCTTGAAGCTAATGGTGGTAACCTTAATGAGTCACCAGTAGGTACTGGCCCATATAAATTTGTAGAATGGAATCCTTCAGAAGATATCATTTTAACAAGAAACGATGAATACTGGAGAGAACCAGCTAAAACAAAAAATATTGTATTCAAATTCATTCCAGATAACTCAGCTCGTATCGTAGCTCTTAAGAGTGGTGAAGTAGATATGATTGATGGTATTGACTCTACAGGTGTTGATCAAATCAAAGCTGATGGTAATGAACTTTACAATGTTTCAGGTATGAACATTAACTACATGGCTTATAACACAACAAGAGCACCTTTTGATAATGTAGCTGTTAGAACAGCGCTTTCAAAAGCAGTTAATGTACCAGAGCTTGTTACAGCACTTTATGGTGATTATGCAGAATTAGCTACAACTATTCTTCCAACATTTATGCCAGGTTATAGTGCAGACGTTAAACAAGTAGAATACGACCCAGAAGCAGCTAAAGCAGAACTTGCAGCAGCAGGCTTCAATCAACCTATTAAAATGATCGTTTACAATAACCCAAGACCATATAATGCAAGAAATAAAGCATTAGCAGAATCTATTCAATCTTACTGGAGCAAAGTTGGTGTTGAAGTAACAATTGAAGATTATGACTGGACTACATACAAAGATAAAGTTGTAGCAGGTGACTACGATGTATGTTTCTATGGTTGGATTGGTGATAATGGTGACCCAGATAACTTCCTCAACCTTTTATGTGACCAAAGTCCAGCGATGAACGTAGCAAAATTAAATGATGAAAAATTAAGTGCTATGATCGCAGAAGGGACATCTACAGAAAAAGGTGAGGCAAGAAATACTATCTACACAGAAGCAGAAAAATATATTGCAAGTCTTGCAGTATGGCTTCCAATCAGTCACGCAAATAGCTTATCTGCTTACTCACCAGCAGTACAAAACTATACTTACCACCCAACAGGTAACATTTTCTTTAGAGAAATGTACAAAAACAAATAA
- a CDS encoding ABC transporter ATP-binding protein, protein MEKEKEVLLEINHLTKEFVIEKSFFGKPTKVLKAVQDVSFKIYKQEAFGLVGESGCGKTTIGKMLANVYAPTSGEILYNGVDLAKLNAKQRRAYCKDIQLVFQDPYASLNPRMTIGDIIAEPIRINKLMPKEDIEKRVLYLLNCVGLASHQRNRYPHEFSGGQRQRVGIARALAVEPKLIVCDEPVSALDVSIQAQVLNLLADLKEEFGLTYLFIAHGLNVVKHISDRVGVMYLGKIQELADKHELYDSPIHPYTKALLSSTPVIDPKLKKSKERIILKGDVPSPIAPPPGCLFNTRCYLEKIEACTKECPSLVDATGEGHLVACHLYKEQLEKLKKTV, encoded by the coding sequence ATGGAGAAGGAAAAAGAAGTTTTATTAGAGATTAATCACTTAACCAAAGAATTTGTCATCGAAAAAAGCTTTTTTGGAAAACCTACTAAAGTACTTAAAGCAGTTCAAGATGTTTCCTTTAAAATCTATAAACAAGAAGCCTTTGGGTTAGTAGGTGAAAGTGGTTGTGGTAAAACAACCATTGGTAAAATGTTAGCTAATGTTTATGCCCCAACTAGTGGAGAAATTCTATACAATGGTGTAGACCTTGCTAAATTAAATGCGAAACAAAGAAGAGCTTACTGTAAAGATATTCAGCTGGTATTCCAGGACCCTTATGCTTCACTTAATCCTAGAATGACTATTGGTGATATCATCGCAGAGCCTATTAGAATCAATAAATTAATGCCTAAAGAAGATATTGAAAAGCGTGTTCTATACCTTCTTAACTGTGTAGGGCTTGCAAGTCACCAAAGAAATCGTTACCCTCATGAATTTTCAGGTGGACAACGCCAAAGAGTGGGCATCGCTAGAGCGTTAGCAGTAGAACCTAAGCTTATTGTTTGTGATGAACCAGTTTCAGCTCTAGACGTATCTATCCAAGCTCAAGTACTTAATTTACTTGCAGACTTAAAGGAAGAGTTTGGCCTCACCTATCTCTTTATCGCCCATGGGTTAAATGTAGTTAAACACATTAGTGACCGAGTAGGCGTTATGTACTTAGGTAAAATCCAGGAGTTAGCAGATAAACATGAACTTTATGATTCACCTATTCATCCCTATACAAAGGCATTGCTTTCTTCAACCCCTGTTATTGACCCTAAGCTGAAGAAAAGCAAAGAACGCATTATCTTAAAAGGGGATGTACCAAGTCCTATAGCACCACCACCAGGTTGTCTTTTTAACACACGCTGCTATTTAGAGAAAATAGAAGCTTGTACTAAAGAATGTCCAAGTTTAGTGGATGCTACAGGAGAAGGTCACTTAGTAGCTTGTCATCTTTATAAAGAGCAACTTGAGAAGTTAAAGAAAACTGTGTAA
- a CDS encoding ABC transporter ATP-binding protein — MLLEVNNLSTVFKMKRGTVKAVNDISFNCNDGEILAIVGESGSGKSVTSLSIMQLLAENAEIAEGEILYKGENLLKKSPAEMRAIRGNQISMIFQEPMTSLNPVLRIGEQLTESIRLHMKLDKKAALARAVEMLELVGIPSPEQRVKDYPHQMSGGMRQRVMIAMALACNPELLIADEPTTALDVTIQAQILDLIYKLRQKLGMAVLLITHDLGVVAEAADRVIVMYCGKVVEEAKVDALFERPLHPYTEGLLASIPRADEDRERLYMIEGMVPNPMNMPSGCSFSDRCSKCMEICKTKEPEMIVDGERKVRCHLYTKEQEVAK, encoded by the coding sequence ATGTTATTAGAAGTAAATAACCTAAGTACTGTATTCAAAATGAAAAGAGGCACCGTAAAAGCAGTTAACGATATTAGCTTTAACTGTAATGATGGTGAAATACTTGCAATCGTAGGAGAAAGTGGTTCAGGAAAAAGTGTTACCTCTCTATCTATTATGCAGCTCCTAGCTGAAAATGCAGAAATAGCAGAAGGTGAGATTCTTTATAAAGGAGAAAATCTCCTTAAAAAGTCACCCGCAGAAATGAGAGCCATAAGAGGTAATCAAATCTCTATGATTTTCCAAGAACCTATGACTTCTTTAAATCCTGTTCTCCGCATTGGAGAGCAGCTTACAGAAAGTATTCGTTTACATATGAAGCTTGATAAAAAAGCAGCTCTAGCAAGAGCTGTAGAAATGCTTGAACTAGTAGGGATTCCTTCCCCAGAGCAAAGGGTAAAAGACTACCCTCACCAAATGTCTGGAGGTATGAGACAACGTGTCATGATAGCTATGGCACTTGCTTGTAATCCTGAGCTCCTTATAGCAGATGAACCTACTACTGCACTTGATGTAACGATTCAAGCACAAATCCTAGACCTTATCTATAAGCTTCGTCAGAAATTAGGCATGGCAGTGCTTCTTATCACTCATGACCTTGGCGTTGTAGCAGAAGCTGCTGACAGAGTTATCGTTATGTACTGTGGTAAAGTCGTTGAAGAAGCTAAAGTAGATGCCCTTTTTGAAAGGCCACTTCATCCTTATACAGAAGGACTTCTAGCTTCTATTCCTAGAGCAGATGAAGATAGAGAAAGGCTTTATATGATAGAAGGTATGGTACCTAATCCAATGAATATGCCAAGTGGCTGCAGCTTTAGTGATCGTTGCAGCAAATGCATGGAGATATGTAAAACAAAAGAACCAGAAATGATAGTTGATGGTGAACGCAAAGTGCGCTGTCACTTATATACCAAAGAGCAGGAGGTGGCAAAATAA
- a CDS encoding S-layer homology domain-containing protein, with product MKFRKFNKSLLALGLATLYTVSTFAAVATDVSANHWAYTAITDLENRGIVTYNSKGQFFPNNQMTYFEVADILAKATGYVNVEIATNVDETFKNQIINNYNNQKSTLASYATKYSTWDKLYDQQVAYILGRGFISKTDLDKFITKANNKETKAIMTKQDLAVYIVRILGKEKTAQADYVAGAFNDESLIGATNRPYMAYLKSIGMITPDAKGNSNPNTPVTKALCAKMVSDALKIKEAGTDNNTNSGTNGGQTNTTSGETVTFKKMMSKNTSEQYIAVQKEGDSKTIYYTVKNTLKAKDEAGNEISLSSLTAEQKITVTYELINNIEYITSIKIVGNGNSNSNSNANSGSDTTVNASAVTGTLLEKVSNGIVRISLSDGQTRTYILDSNCIITLNGVTADSSALNAGDTVVVSVENATITKVQATKGTGTTVSTLSSGEITAKQVVLDGYNVTLKQGTSEATVFIPEKATIKRNNKIRNLEDLRIGDQISLTKTGTTVSAVTATGEQSSVTGMIKEIHLAQPGRVVVNTGKETVTYTLGTETEIYDINSRKYINLRDLHLGQEIDLLLESKEVVSLDVVKSTSAVNYKGIIKNVSRGSDYIDVLVDYDPISGQTQIYKRIEVPNSLSIINNNKEVNRNTLDIGMEVVITYKYLDDSSPEKILIIG from the coding sequence ATGAAGTTTAGAAAGTTTAATAAGAGTTTATTAGCACTGGGCTTAGCCACTTTATATACAGTTAGTACCTTTGCAGCAGTAGCAACTGATGTGTCTGCAAATCACTGGGCATACACAGCGATTACAGATTTAGAAAATAGAGGGATTGTTACTTATAATAGTAAAGGACAATTTTTCCCTAATAACCAAATGACATACTTTGAGGTAGCAGACATCTTGGCAAAAGCTACAGGCTATGTCAATGTAGAGATTGCTACAAATGTTGATGAAACCTTTAAAAATCAAATTATCAATAATTATAACAATCAAAAATCAACACTTGCATCCTATGCGACTAAATATAGTACATGGGATAAGCTCTATGATCAACAAGTAGCGTACATACTAGGTAGAGGTTTTATTAGCAAAACTGACTTAGACAAATTTATTACAAAAGCTAATAATAAAGAAACTAAAGCCATCATGACTAAACAAGACCTAGCAGTATACATCGTACGTATATTAGGTAAAGAAAAAACAGCTCAAGCTGATTATGTCGCTGGTGCTTTTAATGATGAAAGCTTAATAGGTGCTACGAATAGACCTTATATGGCTTACTTAAAGAGTATAGGTATGATTACACCTGATGCAAAGGGTAATTCTAATCCTAATACGCCAGTTACCAAAGCATTATGTGCTAAGATGGTAAGTGATGCCTTAAAGATAAAAGAAGCAGGCACTGACAATAATACTAATAGTGGTACCAATGGTGGTCAAACTAATACCACATCTGGTGAAACTGTTACCTTCAAAAAAATGATGTCTAAGAACACCTCTGAACAATACATAGCAGTACAAAAAGAAGGAGATAGTAAAACGATTTATTATACTGTAAAAAATACTTTAAAAGCTAAAGATGAAGCAGGTAATGAAATCAGTTTATCTTCCCTTACAGCAGAACAAAAAATAACAGTAACCTATGAACTCATTAATAATATAGAGTATATTACAAGTATAAAAATAGTAGGAAATGGTAATAGTAATTCAAATAGCAACGCTAATAGTGGTTCAGACACCACCGTTAATGCAAGTGCAGTAACAGGGACATTATTAGAAAAGGTTAGTAATGGCATTGTACGTATAAGTCTTTCAGATGGACAAACAAGAACTTATATTTTAGATAGCAACTGCATCATTACTTTAAATGGTGTAACAGCTGATAGTAGTGCCCTTAATGCAGGGGATACGGTTGTTGTTAGCGTAGAAAATGCAACGATTACTAAAGTACAAGCTACTAAAGGAACAGGCACAACTGTTAGTACTTTAAGTAGCGGTGAAATCACAGCTAAACAAGTTGTTTTAGATGGCTACAATGTAACCCTTAAACAAGGAACTAGCGAAGCAACTGTATTTATACCAGAAAAAGCAACGATTAAACGTAACAATAAAATCAGAAACCTAGAAGATTTAAGAATAGGTGATCAAATTAGCTTAACAAAAACAGGAACTACCGTTAGTGCAGTAACAGCAACAGGGGAGCAAAGCAGCGTAACAGGTATGATTAAAGAGATTCATCTGGCACAACCAGGTAGGGTGGTAGTTAATACCGGTAAGGAAACTGTAACCTATACCTTAGGTACAGAAACAGAGATTTATGATATCAATTCACGTAAATACATTAACTTACGTGATCTTCATTTAGGCCAAGAGATTGACCTCTTACTTGAAAGTAAAGAAGTGGTTTCTCTTGATGTAGTTAAGAGTACAAGTGCTGTGAACTATAAAGGTATCATTAAGAATGTTTCAAGGGGCAGTGACTACATTGATGTGCTTGTAGATTATGACCCTATATCAGGACAAACTCAGATTTATAAACGTATAGAAGTACCTAATTCGCTTTCTATTATCAATAATAATAAAGAGGTAAATCGTAACACTTTAGATATAGGTATGGAAGTTGTAATTACTTATAAATATTTGGACGATTCTTCACCAGAAAAAATCCTAATTATTGGATAG
- a CDS encoding glycosyltransferase, with amino-acid sequence MKVAIVHEWLSVYGGSERVVEVLHELFPEAPIYTLVYDKDNMPERFKNYDIRTTFVQKLPFAKKKYPHYLPFMPRAFEELDLTEYDLVLTSSSSCCKGVITRSDALNICYCYTPIRYVWEFYYEYTKEMKGLKRWFVSHVIHKIRMWDRLAADRVDYFIAISHYIQNRISKYYRRESKVIFPPVNTHLYEIAPKKQDYYLVVSRLVTYKRIDLAIKAFNELGLPLVIIGGGPEEKKLKAMAKENIIFLGRLSDEEIARYYAESKAFIFPGEEDFGITPVEAQASGTPVIAYGRGGVMDTVKDSKTGILFREQTSESLIAAIELFEAVGVSYDSAQIKLHSEAFAVSRFKENLLLYIEQCIEEQTKRKLHQQQYEAIEKIAR; translated from the coding sequence ATGAAAGTAGCAATTGTACATGAATGGTTGAGTGTATATGGAGGATCTGAAAGGGTAGTTGAAGTACTACATGAGCTTTTTCCAGAGGCACCTATCTACACGCTAGTATACGATAAAGATAATATGCCAGAGCGATTTAAAAATTATGATATACGGACGACTTTTGTGCAGAAGCTTCCATTTGCTAAAAAAAAGTATCCTCATTATCTGCCCTTCATGCCGAGAGCTTTTGAAGAATTGGATTTAACAGAATATGACTTGGTTCTTACATCCTCCTCATCTTGCTGCAAAGGCGTCATTACGCGTTCGGATGCTTTAAATATATGTTATTGCTATACACCTATTAGATATGTTTGGGAATTTTATTATGAGTATACCAAGGAGATGAAGGGTCTAAAAAGGTGGTTTGTTTCTCATGTGATTCATAAGATTAGAATGTGGGATAGATTAGCAGCAGACCGGGTAGATTATTTTATTGCTATCTCTCATTACATACAAAATCGCATTAGCAAGTATTATCGTAGGGAGTCGAAGGTGATTTTTCCGCCTGTAAATACACATTTATATGAGATAGCACCTAAAAAGCAAGATTATTATTTGGTAGTATCTAGATTGGTGACTTATAAACGAATAGATTTAGCAATAAAAGCCTTTAATGAATTAGGTCTGCCTTTGGTTATTATTGGAGGGGGCCCTGAGGAGAAGAAGCTAAAGGCTATGGCTAAGGAGAATATTATCTTCCTTGGTAGATTGAGTGATGAAGAGATTGCCAGATATTATGCCGAGAGTAAGGCGTTTATTTTCCCTGGTGAAGAGGATTTTGGTATTACACCAGTAGAAGCACAAGCATCAGGCACACCGGTCATTGCCTATGGTAGAGGGGGAGTAATGGATACTGTAAAGGATAGTAAGACGGGGATTTTATTCAGAGAACAAACAAGTGAAAGTTTGATAGCAGCTATTGAGCTATTTGAGGCTGTAGGTGTAAGTTATGATTCGGCGCAGATTAAATTACATAGTGAGGCTTTTGCTGTAAGTAGGTTTAAAGAAAATTTATTACTCTATATTGAGCAGTGCATAGAAGAACAAACAAAAAGGAAATTACATCAACAACAATATGAAGCGATTGAGAAGATAGCAAGGTGA